In Romboutsia lituseburensis, a genomic segment contains:
- a CDS encoding CPBP family intramembrane glutamic endopeptidase → MSTDIKDIKREIKYFLLVNFGLIAFISIFLFISTLKPDSSKFISNFAGLFMYIPAFSVIVVLKKVSNYEFNQKVEKFFKFFAIATIVRLVVAILDVLVFKNIITSSVVDACVSLYLLGVVLFNGSEFESINLSLNKNLKKVLIVVAIFLAILIAKIVITAISDESITINIKGVILTVIMGLIMNFLLGFNLFFGEEFGWRYFLQPRLQKLYGKKSGVLILGFIWGIWHLPLCFTLYSPKTPIFCVILHVTYCMLLGVFLGYAYMKTENIWCPILIHLANNSIIVILAGGYESVLTPVDLLMNIVLNGIFFLPFLFAKEYKSKTIEEQSNLDL, encoded by the coding sequence TCGATTTTTTTATTTATATCAACATTAAAGCCAGATAGTAGTAAGTTTATAAGTAATTTTGCTGGATTATTTATGTATATTCCTGCATTTTCAGTAATTGTTGTTTTGAAAAAAGTTTCTAATTACGAGTTTAATCAAAAGGTAGAGAAGTTCTTTAAGTTTTTTGCTATAGCTACTATAGTAAGGTTAGTTGTAGCAATATTAGATGTACTTGTATTTAAAAATATTATTACTTCATCAGTGGTAGATGCCTGTGTATCTTTATACCTTTTAGGAGTTGTTTTATTTAATGGATCTGAATTTGAGTCAATTAATTTATCATTAAATAAAAATCTAAAAAAAGTTTTAATTGTAGTAGCGATATTTTTAGCAATACTTATTGCTAAAATAGTTATTACTGCTATATCAGACGAATCAATTACAATAAATATAAAAGGTGTTATTTTAACAGTAATAATGGGACTTATTATGAATTTCCTTTTAGGATTTAATTTATTTTTTGGAGAAGAATTTGGATGGAGATATTTCCTTCAGCCAAGACTTCAAAAGCTTTATGGCAAAAAATCTGGAGTATTAATTTTAGGATTTATATGGGGGATTTGGCACTTACCACTTTGTTTTACTTTGTATAGTCCTAAAACACCTATTTTTTGCGTGATCCTTCATGTAACATATTGCATGTTATTAGGAGTATTTTTAGGATATGCATATATGAAAACTGAGAATATTTGGTGTCCAATATTAATACATTTAGCAAATAATAGTATTATTGTAATACTTGCAGGTGGATATGAATCTGTACTTACACCAGTAGATCTTTTAATGAACATTGTGCTTAATGGTATATTCTTTTTACCATTTTTATTTGCAAAAGAATACAAGTCTAAGACTATTGAAGAACAATCAAATTTAGATTTGTAG
- a CDS encoding SH3 domain-containing protein produces MKMKKKLSMGSLGALALTLTSIATISAQPAQAETLQNLNFRTGPSTSYPIISTLKKGTTVNVVEKSGIWTLVKHNNTVGYVSSNYLKNITATNKPPQNDNDTNSSLKLMECTTASLNVRKGPSTSDSIIGKVYKTDRVYVAYTTSNGWSRIKYGSGYGYVSSHYLKDIKENSNGNNNSGNNNNNNSSGSNNVNATMQCNVTSLNIRKGPTPSDSIVGSLKYKDKVNVVANLSNGWSKISFNGGYAYVSTQYLSKSETNTPSNSSFMKCNTDVLNVRSGPSSSEKIIGKLRKGEKVEVLYNLNSGWVRIKFNNSYGYVAGSYLI; encoded by the coding sequence ATGAAGATGAAAAAAAAATTATCAATGGGGTCTTTAGGGGCACTTGCACTTACTTTGACTAGTATCGCTACTATAAGTGCTCAACCGGCTCAAGCAGAGACTTTACAGAATCTTAATTTTAGAACGGGTCCTAGTACAAGTTATCCAATAATATCAACATTAAAAAAAGGTACAACTGTAAATGTAGTTGAAAAATCTGGAATCTGGACATTAGTAAAACATAATAACACAGTTGGATATGTATCTTCTAATTATCTAAAAAATATAACTGCTACTAATAAGCCACCTCAAAACGATAACGATACTAATAGTTCTTTAAAACTTATGGAATGTACTACTGCTAGTTTGAATGTAAGAAAAGGTCCTTCTACTTCTGATTCAATAATTGGAAAAGTTTATAAAACGGATAGAGTTTATGTAGCATACACTACATCTAATGGATGGAGTAGAATAAAGTATGGCAGTGGATATGGATATGTTAGCTCTCACTACTTAAAGGATATAAAAGAAAATAGTAACGGTAATAACAACAGCGGAAATAACAACAACAATAATAGTAGTGGAAGTAATAATGTTAATGCTACAATGCAATGTAATGTAACTTCTTTAAATATAAGAAAAGGTCCTACTCCAAGCGATTCTATTGTAGGTAGTTTAAAGTATAAAGATAAGGTAAACGTTGTAGCCAATTTAAGTAATGGATGGTCTAAGATCAGCTTCAATGGAGGATATGCGTATGTAAGTACACAGTACCTTTCTAAGTCTGAAACTAATACTCCTTCAAACTCATCATTTATGAAATGTAATACAGATGTACTAAATGTTAGAAGTGGTCCATCTAGTTCTGAAAAGATTATAGGAAAGTTAAGAAAAGGTGAAAAAGTAGAGGTTTTATATAACTTAAATTCTGGTTGGGTTAGAATTAAGTTTAATAATAGTTACGGATATGTTGCTGGCTCTTATTTAATTTAA
- a CDS encoding ABC transporter ATP-binding protein has protein sequence MKETINKLKWIYKKSKPGIITLTAATIIGSILSAISVYNAMISKSLIDSAINKNLDGVTKWLIVMGTIMLSSILLGTLRSFLSTYSSNKILNGLQKEYFSHLTYSEWMELSKFHSAGLMTRITSDTSTINNFICGTIPSIITSIIMLSISFFTLLKIEPTLAIFTIVILPVIGLINKLCSRRLKKFYKDIQDKNIEYTSFVQESLQNLMIVKTFCNEKKTINNLDRIQNQKLNLSLKQSLFTSLTGMLFSIGSSAAYFVVFCWGALSLVKGAITFGTMTALLQLFNKIEYPLSSLMGCYSPIISSLAATERLMEIESMTLEKGTDATNVLISNNPVIELDNVSFGYKEDVNILKNISCTINPGETIAIVGPSGQGKTTLIRLLLSLIHPENGDIYLKNNNFKELLSKDHRNLISYIPQGNTLFSGTITENLLYGNKDASYEDIVKACELSCSLDFINKLDDGFDTKIGEKGLGLSEGQAQRIAIARAFLRTKPILILDESTSALDEKTEVSVLESIKSLEHKPTCIIITHRPKALSICDRILKLDNGYLIEEDCNDSPQLEISLA, from the coding sequence ATGAAAGAAACAATAAATAAACTGAAATGGATTTATAAAAAAAGTAAGCCTGGTATTATAACACTTACAGCGGCAACTATTATAGGATCTATATTATCTGCTATAAGTGTATATAATGCTATGATTTCAAAATCATTAATAGATTCTGCTATAAATAAAAATCTAGACGGTGTGACTAAGTGGCTTATTGTAATGGGTACTATTATGCTTTCATCTATATTATTAGGTACACTTAGATCATTTTTATCTACTTATTCATCTAATAAAATACTAAATGGACTTCAAAAAGAATACTTTAGTCACCTTACTTATAGTGAATGGATGGAGCTTTCAAAATTTCATAGTGCTGGATTAATGACTAGAATTACTAGTGATACTTCTACTATTAATAACTTTATATGTGGTACTATTCCATCTATAATTACATCTATAATTATGCTTAGTATTTCTTTTTTCACTTTATTAAAAATAGAACCTACTCTAGCAATATTTACAATTGTAATTTTGCCTGTTATAGGTTTAATAAATAAGCTATGTTCAAGAAGGTTAAAAAAGTTCTATAAAGATATACAAGATAAAAATATTGAATATACTTCATTTGTTCAAGAATCACTTCAAAACCTTATGATTGTAAAAACATTTTGTAATGAGAAAAAAACAATTAATAATTTAGATAGAATACAAAATCAAAAACTAAATTTATCACTAAAACAAAGCTTATTTACTTCTTTAACAGGAATGCTTTTCTCTATAGGCTCTTCTGCTGCTTACTTTGTAGTATTTTGTTGGGGCGCTTTAAGCTTAGTTAAAGGAGCTATAACATTTGGTACTATGACTGCCCTACTTCAATTATTTAATAAAATAGAATATCCTTTATCTAGCTTAATGGGATGCTATTCTCCTATAATTTCCTCATTAGCTGCAACTGAAAGGCTTATGGAAATTGAGTCAATGACTTTAGAAAAAGGAACTGATGCTACAAATGTATTAATAAGCAATAACCCAGTTATAGAACTTGATAATGTATCATTTGGATATAAAGAAGATGTTAATATATTAAAAAATATTTCATGTACTATAAATCCTGGTGAAACAATAGCTATAGTCGGACCTTCTGGACAAGGAAAAACTACTTTAATTAGACTATTGTTATCATTAATACATCCTGAAAATGGTGATATCTATTTAAAAAACAATAACTTCAAAGAATTATTATCAAAGGATCATCGTAATTTAATATCTTATATACCTCAAGGAAATACGTTATTCTCTGGAACAATAACGGAGAACTTATTATATGGAAATAAAGATGCATCTTATGAGGATATTGTAAAAGCATGTGAATTATCTTGTTCACTTGATTTTATAAATAAGTTAGATGATGGATTTGATACTAAAATCGGAGAAAAAGGGCTTGGATTATCAGAAGGTCAAGCTCAAAGAATTGCTATTGCTAGAGCATTTTTAAGAACTAAGCCTATACTTATATTAGATGAATCAACATCTGCTTTAGATGAAAAAACAGAAGTTAGTGTATTAGAATCAATTAAAAGTTTAGAGCACAAACCTACTTGTATTATCATTACGCATAGACCTAAGGCTTTATCTATATGTGATAGGATATTAAAATTAGATAACGGATATCTAATAGAAGAAGATTGTAATGATAGCCCTCAATTAGAAATTAGTCTAGCATAA
- a CDS encoding DUF4397 domain-containing protein, producing the protein MDCMKMPKDSSLVRVFHASPQAPAVDVYVNGDLSVENLKFMDFSQYIPLKEGDYNIDVYVAGTKENPVISQVLEIDDSDIYTVAATGNLDDLSLIVIEDSISQQPFDMYSFFRVVHLSPDAPAVDVLVNDKKAFEDIEFRKGSMYQGVSPGQYSIKIVLNSDGTVVLPLKITLKPNRIYTIYVLGNASNLSAIQSVDGNTTVCR; encoded by the coding sequence ATGGATTGTATGAAAATGCCTAAAGATAGCTCTTTAGTTAGAGTTTTTCATGCTTCACCTCAAGCACCGGCTGTAGATGTATATGTTAATGGTGATCTTTCAGTTGAGAATCTTAAGTTCATGGATTTCTCTCAATATATACCTTTAAAAGAAGGTGACTATAACATAGATGTATATGTAGCTGGCACAAAAGAAAATCCTGTTATAAGTCAAGTGTTGGAAATTGATGATAGTGATATATATACTGTAGCTGCTACAGGAAACTTAGATGATTTATCTCTAATAGTTATTGAGGATTCTATATCTCAACAACCATTTGACATGTATAGCTTTTTCAGAGTAGTTCATCTATCTCCAGATGCTCCTGCTGTAGATGTTTTAGTTAATGATAAAAAAGCTTTTGAGGATATTGAGTTTAGAAAAGGTAGTATGTATCAAGGTGTATCACCTGGACAATATAGTATTAAAATTGTGTTAAACAGTGATGGTACAGTAGTATTACCTTTAAAGATTACTTTGAAACCAAATAGAATATATACTATATATGTGCTTGGAAACGCATCTAATTTGAGTGCTATTCAAAGTGTTGATGGAAATACTACTGTATGTAGATAG
- a CDS encoding tyrosine-protein phosphatase has translation MIDIHCHILPGIDDGAKDMKEALKMARIAQSEGIKTIINTSHYHPDFDKESIEKVSKEAENFNKALKENNIDLEVLTGNELYYSDELLDQIAKSKIYTLNGSKYVLIEFSHVKFPEKLCEIIYEFKLKGYKPILAHVERYAEVQKNPGIIYDAIQEGALVQVNASSVVNKSLGSLNSTCETLMRQNMVHFVGTDAHGSENRRPLMKDAYQHVCNKYKPGTANKLFIENPKSVIKDEDIDTSKAIDPSEKKGFLSKIFKNF, from the coding sequence ATGATAGATATACATTGCCATATATTACCTGGTATAGACGATGGAGCAAAAGATATGAAAGAAGCTTTAAAAATGGCAAGGATTGCTCAAAGCGAAGGAATAAAAACTATAATAAATACGTCTCATTATCATCCAGATTTTGATAAGGAATCAATAGAAAAGGTTTCTAAAGAAGCAGAAAACTTTAATAAAGCATTAAAAGAAAATAATATAGACTTAGAAGTATTAACTGGCAATGAACTTTATTATAGTGATGAATTATTAGATCAGATAGCAAAGAGTAAAATATATACTTTAAATGGAAGTAAGTATGTTTTAATTGAGTTTTCTCATGTAAAATTTCCTGAAAAACTTTGTGAGATAATATATGAATTTAAGTTAAAGGGATATAAGCCAATACTTGCTCATGTAGAAAGGTATGCAGAAGTTCAAAAAAATCCAGGTATAATATATGATGCTATACAAGAAGGAGCTCTTGTACAAGTTAATGCTTCTAGTGTAGTGAATAAGTCATTAGGTTCTTTAAATAGTACTTGCGAGACACTTATGAGACAAAATATGGTTCATTTTGTGGGTACAGATGCACACGGATCAGAAAATAGAAGACCTTTAATGAAAGATGCATATCAGCATGTATGCAATAAATATAAACCAGGCACAGCCAATAAATTATTTATAGAAAATCCGAAAAGTGTCATAAAAGATGAAGATATAGATACAAGTAAAGCAATAGATCCATCTGAAAAGAAAGGCTTCTTATCTAAAATATTTAAAAATTTTTAA
- a CDS encoding MerR family transcriptional regulator: MKIKDAELLTGLSANTIRFYENEGLISVKRNSNSYRVYDENNIEELKYIKNLRKLGVSISKIKELNNKKISLKKVLEDRIREIEEEEITFESKKDIIREILKDINKNVDIDLNKYSDELEYIETEEYTELITEINKLGQSSLLFQLLITLIWSSPFITFYTSINEKNYESIGLKSMLCIIATVVLTLSWRKYLSQNDKKFGGTISFIVGIILVLILTLFIYVFIGKLQALIFVPDDYIMYMYKAPYSYISLFFEVEIFILLITFLYTRIKNVEWQWATCIFDFMKNNFIKVIILNLVLLYMGITGITVVTKTQIVDYSFYNPFGTEYTYDDISEVSAGFIGKQRKLFGGQPGDFYYIVTLNDNKKINFYQASSAYEDTYLELEVFDKLIVDNTKAKKVSSKENYKLCYFDKKYVDRFLRIIEY; this comes from the coding sequence ATGAAAATTAAAGATGCAGAGTTGCTTACGGGTTTGTCAGCAAATACAATTCGTTTTTATGAAAATGAAGGATTAATATCTGTAAAAAGAAATTCTAATTCATATAGAGTTTATGATGAGAATAATATTGAAGAATTAAAGTACATTAAGAATCTGAGGAAATTAGGAGTTTCAATTTCTAAAATAAAAGAACTTAATAATAAAAAAATTTCACTAAAAAAAGTACTTGAAGACAGAATAAGGGAAATAGAAGAAGAAGAAATCACTTTTGAAAGCAAAAAAGATATTATCCGGGAAATATTAAAAGATATAAATAAAAATGTAGATATTGATCTAAATAAATATTCAGATGAGTTAGAGTATATTGAGACAGAAGAATACACAGAACTTATAACAGAGATAAATAAGCTTGGTCAGTCTTCATTATTATTTCAATTACTAATTACTTTAATATGGTCAAGTCCATTTATAACATTTTATACTAGTATCAATGAAAAGAACTATGAGTCAATCGGATTAAAAAGTATGTTATGCATAATAGCAACAGTAGTACTTACTTTAAGTTGGAGGAAATATCTAAGTCAAAATGATAAAAAGTTCGGTGGAACAATTAGCTTTATAGTAGGTATAATATTAGTTCTAATTTTAACTTTATTTATATATGTATTTATAGGTAAGTTACAAGCACTTATATTTGTACCGGATGATTATATAATGTATATGTATAAAGCTCCTTATAGTTATATATCTTTATTTTTTGAGGTAGAGATATTTATATTACTTATAACATTTTTATATACACGTATAAAAAATGTAGAGTGGCAGTGGGCAACATGTATATTTGATTTTATGAAAAACAATTTTATCAAGGTAATAATATTAAATTTAGTGTTATTATATATGGGCATTACGGGCATTACTGTGGTAACTAAAACTCAAATTGTTGATTATAGTTTTTACAATCCTTTTGGTACTGAATATACATATGATGATATTAGTGAAGTTAGTGCAGGATTTATAGGAAAACAACGAAAGTTGTTCGGTGGTCAACCAGGGGATTTTTATTACATAGTAACATTAAATGATAATAAAAAAATAAACTTCTATCAAGCAAGTAGCGCTTATGAAGATACATACTTAGAACTTGAGGTATTTGATAAATTAATTGTTGATAATACTAAAGCTAAAAAAGTATCGTCAAAAGAAAATTATAAGTTATGTTATTTTGATAAAAAATATGTAGATAGATTTTTAAGAATAATTGAATATTAA
- a CDS encoding response regulator transcription factor — protein sequence MRILVVSESFMTRESLGNLFGQYSTTREVISIKSLSKIDKHELLNFSFIFIEIVYKNKDELDTISLLKRVSPNVKVMVLDRTKSNQILEMAIKSKIEGYLLYVIDKDEFKYHFEKIKNGKRVYESEAIEKIIYNDIKGLDILSKRERQVLDELAKGLNNKEIGEKLYIAECTVKKHVSNILQKLELKNRQEVIIYNQKLS from the coding sequence ATGAGGATATTAGTAGTGTCAGAATCATTTATGACTAGGGAATCTTTAGGAAATTTATTTGGACAATATTCAACAACCAGGGAAGTAATATCGATTAAATCTCTTAGTAAAATAGATAAACATGAATTATTAAATTTTAGCTTTATATTTATTGAAATTGTGTATAAAAATAAGGATGAATTAGACACTATAAGCTTATTAAAGAGAGTCTCACCAAATGTAAAAGTTATGGTGCTAGATCGAACTAAAAGTAATCAGATACTTGAAATGGCTATAAAATCTAAAATAGAGGGTTATTTGCTTTATGTGATAGACAAAGATGAATTTAAATATCATTTTGAAAAGATAAAAAATGGTAAAAGGGTCTATGAATCAGAGGCTATAGAAAAAATAATCTATAATGATATAAAAGGTTTAGATATTTTAAGTAAAAGAGAAAGGCAAGTTTTAGATGAACTTGCTAAGGGGTTAAATAATAAAGAAATTGGAGAAAAACTGTACATAGCTGAGTGTACAGTAAAAAAGCATGTAAGTAACATTCTTCAAAAATTAGAATTAAAAAATAGGCAAGAAGTTATAATATACAACCAGAAACTTAGTTAA
- a CDS encoding helix-turn-helix transcriptional regulator — MKVFIISESFIVRDSLNNLFQEMFDQVYIESASNKNEFETKDLSNFNFIFIDATIRDTEIVHIVDKIKNVSQDIKIMVMDVRKNKTLFLELVKLGVDGYILNILDKEEYIYIVKRIMMGKKFYDSELLQESIENQIGATNVKLTQREFNVLTYVCKGFSNKEIAKALTVTDYTIKKHVSSILHKLHLKNRQDIIIYARDNNLVQSN, encoded by the coding sequence ATGAAAGTATTTATTATATCAGAGTCCTTTATAGTTAGAGATTCTTTAAACAATTTATTTCAAGAAATGTTTGATCAAGTTTATATAGAATCAGCTTCGAATAAAAATGAATTTGAAACTAAGGACTTAAGTAATTTTAACTTTATATTTATAGATGCTACTATAAGAGATACAGAAATCGTGCATATAGTAGATAAAATAAAAAATGTATCTCAAGATATAAAAATAATGGTCATGGATGTTAGAAAAAATAAGACTTTATTTTTAGAATTAGTTAAGCTTGGAGTAGATGGATATATATTAAATATTTTAGATAAAGAAGAGTATATATATATTGTCAAAAGAATCATGATGGGTAAAAAGTTTTATGATTCAGAGTTATTACAAGAAAGTATAGAAAATCAAATTGGTGCTACTAATGTAAAGTTAACTCAAAGAGAGTTTAATGTATTAACTTATGTCTGTAAGGGGTTTAGCAATAAAGAAATAGCAAAAGCTCTAACAGTAACAGATTATACAATAAAAAAACATGTAAGTAGTATCTTGCATAAACTACATTTGAAAAATAGACAAGATATAATAATTTATGCAAGAGATAATAATTTAGTACAAAGTAATTAA
- a CDS encoding response regulator transcription factor, with translation MQVIVISESLIIRRGIVQILSEEKYISSIKESHLYTDIYKEDYDLILIDLNKNNKQYLYDLEHLKKTTNTKVMVLDFYEDRTLFSKCMKSGIDGYILANIDSEDIGYAVKQLYRGKKYYDAELIENYIFKGENEDIEELTKREQEVLIYIAKGKTNIEISKELYITEHTVKKHTSNIFAKLNLKDRMQAALYAYNKGLVQF, from the coding sequence ATGCAAGTTATTGTAATTTCAGAATCATTAATAATAAGAAGAGGAATCGTACAAATTTTATCAGAAGAAAAATATATAAGTAGTATAAAAGAAAGTCATTTATATACAGATATATATAAGGAAGATTATGACTTAATACTTATAGATCTAAATAAGAATAATAAGCAGTACTTATATGACCTGGAGCATTTAAAGAAAACTACAAATACAAAGGTTATGGTGCTAGATTTTTATGAAGATAGAACGCTATTTTCAAAATGTATGAAATCAGGTATAGATGGGTATATATTAGCAAATATAGACTCAGAAGATATAGGATATGCAGTGAAACAATTATATAGAGGCAAAAAATACTATGATGCAGAACTTATAGAAAATTATATATTCAAAGGTGAAAATGAAGATATAGAAGAATTAACTAAAAGAGAGCAAGAAGTATTAATATATATAGCAAAAGGAAAAACAAATATAGAAATATCAAAGGAATTATATATAACAGAGCATACTGTTAAAAAGCATACTAGTAACATATTTGCTAAACTTAACTTAAAAGATAGAATGCAGGCAGCGTTATATGCATATAATAAAGGACTTGTACAATTTTAA
- a CDS encoding response regulator transcription factor — protein sequence MKAIIISESLIIRRGIVEIISAESCVASIKESHLYTDIYKEHYDLIIVDLNKNNKKYLYELEKVKNECNSKVMVLDFYEDRTLFAHCMKIGIDGYILANIDSEDIGYAVKQLDKGKKYYDADLIENYISHGDTETISELTKREQEILICIAKGKTNIEISKELYITEHTVKKHTSNIFAKLNLKDRMQAALYAYDKGIVGF from the coding sequence ATGAAAGCTATTATAATATCTGAATCTTTAATTATAAGAAGAGGTATAGTCGAAATTATATCAGCTGAATCGTGCGTAGCTAGCATAAAAGAAAGTCATTTGTATACAGATATATATAAAGAACATTATGACTTAATAATAGTGGACTTAAATAAAAATAATAAAAAGTATTTATATGAGCTAGAGAAAGTTAAAAATGAGTGTAATTCAAAGGTTATGGTGCTAGATTTTTATGAAGATAGGACATTATTTGCGCACTGCATGAAAATAGGTATAGATGGGTATATACTAGCAAATATAGACTCAGAAGATATAGGATATGCAGTTAAGCAATTAGACAAGGGTAAAAAATATTATGATGCGGATTTAATAGAAAATTATATATCTCATGGAGATACAGAAACTATATCTGAACTAACAAAGAGGGAGCAAGAAATATTAATTTGTATAGCAAAAGGAAAAACAAATATAGAAATATCAAAAGAGCTATATATAACCGAGCATACAGTAAAAAAACATACAAGTAATATATTTGCTAAATTAAACTTAAAGGATAGAATGCAAGCAGCTTTATATGCCTACGATAAAGGTATTGTAGGCTTTTAA
- a CDS encoding LytR/AlgR family response regulator transcription factor, with protein MRIAICDDCKDDLKHLTNLINKYSLLNTLNVEIMQYECEESLFNDLEKDYFEIIFLDIYIDKSLGIDVAKKIREIDNNCLIIFTTISPNYALDAYSVHAIDYLLKPIDFDIFEKTLNRCVNFFPDSFKFIQVLSNRLMIKIPQKNIIFIEVFNKYCLIHTTDGVIKTYMSLSKLETLIESNVFLRCHKSYMINMKHIEQILENDFLLKNGTKIPISQDKKLVFKQEYIDYLFKVTRS; from the coding sequence TTGCGTATTGCAATATGTGATGATTGTAAAGATGACTTAAAACATTTGACTAATCTTATTAATAAATACAGCTTGCTAAATACTTTAAATGTGGAAATTATGCAATATGAATGTGAAGAAAGTTTATTTAATGATTTAGAAAAAGATTATTTTGAAATTATTTTTCTAGATATTTATATAGATAAATCACTTGGAATCGATGTAGCAAAAAAAATAAGAGAAATAGATAATAACTGTTTAATTATTTTTACTACAATTAGTCCCAATTATGCTTTAGATGCTTACTCTGTCCATGCTATTGACTATTTGCTAAAGCCAATTGATTTTGACATATTTGAAAAAACACTTAATAGATGTGTTAATTTCTTTCCAGATTCATTTAAGTTTATTCAAGTTTTGTCAAATAGACTTATGATAAAAATTCCTCAGAAAAACATTATATTTATTGAAGTATTTAATAAGTATTGTTTAATACATACAACTGATGGTGTGATAAAAACGTATATGTCTTTATCTAAACTTGAAACATTGATTGAGAGTAATGTATTTTTAAGATGTCATAAAAGCTATATGATTAATATGAAACATATAGAACAGATTTTAGAAAATGATTTTTTATTAAAAAATGGCACAAAAATTCCTATTAGCCAAGATAAAAAGCTTGTATTTAAGCAAGAATATATTGATTATCTATTCAAAGTAACTAGAAGTTAA